One Klebsiella electrica genomic window, AGGCGCTATTTTCAGCGCCAGTGAGCCAGAGTGCAACGATTAAAACAGATCGTTGAGCATCACCCCGACGCCAACCCGGGTCTGGTTAAAGTTATAATCGATGAGTGATTCGCCGTAACCGCTGTAGACCTGAGTGTAGAAACGCACATGTTTGGTTATCGGATAACTCACCCCAAGCTCCGCACCGCCATAGCCGGTATTCCAGTTATACTGCCCCTGGGCGCTGAGGATAGCATCGCCCAACTGATAGCCGATTTTCAGGCGATAATAGCCCATATATTTCGTGATATCCGGGTTATCGTTGGTGCTGCCGATGACATACCAGGGCTTCACCTCCACCAGCCAGTTGCCATTTTGCGCCATCATGCGGGCATACAGGCGGTTCCAGCTGCGGGAAGTGGGATCCGAGCGGCCGTTAGAGTCGTGGTTGTAACCCATTTCGACATCACGCAACGTCCAGCCGGCAAACTGATAATCCGTAGCAAATCCCAAAAACAGCTGCGGTTCATAGTTAGTTTCACGAAATGGCGCGGACTCTTTGCTGTTGGAGAGCTGCCACCAGGACTTCTGCGTATAGGAAGCCCCGAGCAGCGAGTTCTCGCCGAGGATCCCTCGCCACAGCGGAAACGCCAGGCTAAGCTGGAATTTCACTTCGTCCTTGCGGGCATTTTTCGCCCAGTCATAGCTGGAGATTGCTTCCTTGTTGATATCGCTACTCCACGAATAGAGCAGGTAGTTGCTCTCATAGGGATACAGCAGGAAAGGATTGTCATGATCCTGCAACAGGTTAGCGATAATGCTGCCGCGTACCGCAGGGGTATCATGAACGGGATGACTAACCGGTGCATCCTGCGC contains:
- the pldA gene encoding phospholipase A; the protein is MRIFLAWLLALSALPAGVLAQDAPVSHPVHDTPAVRGSIIANLLQDHDNPFLLYPYESNYLLYSWSSDINKEAISSYDWAKNARKDEVKFQLSLAFPLWRGILGENSLLGASYTQKSWWQLSNSKESAPFRETNYEPQLFLGFATDYQFAGWTLRDVEMGYNHDSNGRSDPTSRSWNRLYARMMAQNGNWLVEVKPWYVIGSTNDNPDITKYMGYYRLKIGYQLGDAILSAQGQYNWNTGYGGAELGVSYPITKHVRFYTQVYSGYGESLIDYNFNQTRVGVGVMLNDLF